The nucleotide sequence taaaatattgtgCTTTCctagaaaaatctgaaaatgttgtTATTAGTTTATGtatttctgactttttaacCCCTTACACTTCATCAACTACTCAGGTTCAGGTAATAAAAAAAGCTATTACACATTCAACAGTCCAGGCTGTGCTCTTCACTGACCTTGAGTGAGAGCAACAGGCCCAAAGTAATTTGTTTCCATAACGTCCCTCTGGACCGAAATGTGGGTATCCAGTATGTTGCCGCGGTAACTGATTCCTGCATTATTGATGAGGACGTCCACTTGTCCATAACACCTCAGGATCTCCTCTGAAGCTCTTTCCACTGAGTCTGTGTCTGCCAGGTCGAAGGTAACGGTGCTGGGAGTGTGAGTCTGGTGGTTGAACAGAGTGGAACAGTTATCTCACCTCTCGCTGCCTTTATGCGATACAATCATTGATCTACATCTGCTTTGAATATAACGCCAGCTGCCTTCAGGCTCCTCTGTGTCAGGAGAGGGGACTCCTCTGACATTGAAGTCACCTGGAcctttattttagtttattatattgttgtatttcagattcatattttgatcatctttGGGGTACTGTACAGTATAAGCTGTTATCATATACATTGTGTAGATTATTCAGGTATCAATATTTAGTACACTCAATTCTGACATCCATGGACACAGAAATAGTCTATCtagttattttatataattaagaCTTGAATAGCATTtgtgtctttaatatttttacattattattggCTGCTGTAACATTAAAATTCCCTTTAGGGttaatatctatctatctatctatctatctatctatctatctatctatctatctatctatctatctatctatcatttTTGGAGCTTAAAAGTAATTGAAATAGTTAATGTGCAGtgttgagagagaaaatgtgttttctcatGGTAAAAGGTGGCACTTCTCAGACACAAAAACTTTTTTGAATTTCCAAGTAGGAGTTATGATTAGTAATAAAACTACCTTGAGAAAATTTGATACTTGTTTTACTtcaaaaatttgttttaaattcaaaattatATACAATAGTTGTTTTACAGTTGTAAAGTATATGGAAGACCATCAGCAGCCTAACTGGTCTATTCGGTCTGAtactgtatgagtgtgtgcacaCACCTGCCGCTGTGTGTCTGTTGAACTTGCTGTAAGCTCCTGAACAACCTGCTGCAGGCGGGTTGCATCTCGTCCACACAGCACGAGCCGTGCCCCTGCAGCGTGGAAGACCCGTGCACACTctataacacacaaaaaacacataaagcaCAATGTCTTAgcacacaaactgacacaggTTACTATAAGGGTCTCCATGTAAGCTAGACACCGACCTTTCCCGAGTCCAGAGCTGGCTCCAGTGATGACAACCACGGTGTCCTGCAGACTGGTTCCCGCTCTGAGTCGGGCAAGTATCCGGTACAGCAGCAAGACCCCTACACTTGCTAAAGCCAGTGGCAGCAATCCTCCTCCCATGACACGCTCCATGGCTGACAGTCCCTCTCCCTGCTCCACACCAGCtacctgcagacacaaactcactGTTACAGAAGTCACTGTTAATCGCAGAAGACAGTATTCAAATCCATTGCTTTTGTATGGAGATGTCACTCAGCAAAGGTCTGCCTTTAACTGTTTAAAAGAACATTTACACCCAAAAGATAACTGTCCAATGAATTATGAGAACAGCCATCTCTGTTATCATACTTTGTCTGGGAATCAAACCAtaaaaattatgttaaattagtcatttattaaggaaatataaacatttgctggttacagctataaaaatgtcaagttcAGCGTTGTTTTATCAGCTTTGTATGATCATTAGGACGAATACATGAAGGTTTTTTATTACCTGAACATCACATTAAGGAGGCAATTTAAGTCATGATGACTCTGGTAACTTGTAATAAGCATTTCTCgtatttttttttgacattttaaatatatgatgATTAAAATATGTTAGTTGTAGTGCTACTCTTTTGTTGATAAAATGGCTttgtgagttttaaaaaaaaacccataaatgTGGCTTTCAACAAGTGTGACCTTGActtgtgtgctctgaaagcTTTCATGCTCTCATGCCAAGGGGATTGAGGATGTTTTAATGTCCCTGTTTAGTTAAGCCTCTTCCACTTGTTtccaaatcacaaaacaaacaacaagcatGGCAACAGTGACAAGTGCTACCATATGAtgaacacccccccccccccccacacacacacacacagtcagatgAGATGACAACATTTAAGAAGTATCAGGAATTTATCTTAAAGGAAACAGAATAAAGAATGCTCAGCAAATAATATGGCATTTAGTCAGTAACAAGTCTCTTGTACTATACTACTAATGGTGAGATTTTCATACCTTCTAGTTGTGTATTAAGGATCTAAGAGGTACATCGCAGCATAGagaattaatcaattataacAGTCTCCATTTCCTCTGTACTCACTTTTGATTTGTCCTTTAACAGGTGATTTTACCAGGTGGATACCCAACACCTGAGTAAACTGGACTGTATGAAAAAACAGAGGACACTGTGGGAAAAGACACAGCATCTTGCTGCataaatgtgtgatttatgagaaaaagtaatatttatactgagctgtgtgttgtttgaaACCATAAATATACACGTTTGCGTGCACCAGTTAGCACGTTTAGTGACGCATACCTGGCTTATGTTAATGACAGTGATAATATacattcaatataaaatatgttagATGTTAAAACCTTACTTACAACAAAACATGGTGTGCTTGACATGAGCTGTACAGGCAGGCTAGTAGAGAACTTACAACTCAGAAATGAATGGGGACGCtactgctaacgttagcttccACACAGTAACTAACTCATACACTAATGTTAGTTTATACAGTAGTTACAGCTCACCTGAGTAGTTATCTTGCCCTTCAACACAACAGCGTGGGTCGGTGTTTGTGGACAGTACCGTGCGGGTCTAACAAAACAGTACCCAACGACTGGAGTGGACTACCGGGGTCAGTCGTGTCTAGATGGTAACCCTGTATTTGCgaaactctcgcgagatttgtACGCGTTGTTCCTTCATTGTGCGCGTTGTTTGTCATTGtacaaattaattatattttatgatgtgacaacgctgtggttaaggtctggttatgtttagacataaaaaacacttggttagggttagagaaatggtttgagttaaaatgataaCTCTCGCGATATCTTTCGCAAATCTAGGGTTACTATCGAGATCTTTTTGTTCTCCGCAAGGACTTATGGGGGTTGAAGTTTTAATAAGCCTATGTGCTGAGTGGCACGTATGGGCTGGCAAGGACTGTTTAGCACGGTGCTTTGCTGCAAATTATCCGTAAATATTTGTctagggtgtttttttttcctgcagaggAAAATAAGCAGCAAAACCAGCTTAATTTTGagcttaaaacaatatttttcttgAAACAGCTGAACTGTTACAAGGACAGACTGTTCTGAAAAAGCTACTGAAATATTCAGATCTAAATAAGACATGGGTGTGTCACAAGTGTTATTCCTTCTCTCATGGAAAAAGATGCATATGTCAATAGTCTGATTATTGATCATCACTGCAAATAGTTTTACACAGTTCTGTGGGCAAATCTTTGGATCACATTTCTCTCCAGGAGATGGTCTCATGTAGCCTATATCTGACTTTTATTCCAGGAAGCCTGAAAAGGACAACAggaacatgaaaacaaagatcTGGGAACAACTGGGGAAAAGAGGCTACACTGAATACTGACCTGTCATCCAGCCATCCTTGTGAATAATCTTTTTATGATGACTGGGCTATTCCTATGCCACCAGACCCAGCAGTGCTACtctaaaatggtggataaacaGCCAGTCCATCAATCAGTCCAACTCCTGTGTATCAGCACTGTTGTCAGAAGCTGTTCAGCTGACAGATAATTAGCCTGCTCTGGTCACAAATCAGCAATCTGATGAGGTTGTCTCAGGCTGTCCCTCTGAGCACTCATTCATCTGCTTCAGCATTTCTGTCTCCCCGTGTCAGGTCTGTTCATCCCATAAAGTAAATGTAAGGTGAGAGGCAATAGCAGCGGAAGGGTTTGCATACTCTGTGTGCAGGaatgcatttaattttataGTTTATCCTGTGGTTTTCCAGCACAGACACAAAAGCCATGTTAGAGGCAGCAGCCTAGGTCTCAGTTGTCTGAGGAGCTGCTGCTTTTTAACAGCACACAGCTGTTATGTAACAATACAGATTACTGCTGAGAGCACCATTTATGGAGGTAATTTATGGATCCTACAGTCAGGTGGGTGACATTTATCAATGTCAACAGTTGAACATTTCATAATAAATCAGTGTAAAACTTGTCATAAATCCTCCGTTTATGTCAGAAACTGCAGACAAAATATTGTGATGAAGTGAAGGCAAAactttaatgtttgtgtgattCATTCCTACCTATCAGAGCGGTCTGATGGCATAATGTGTGATGACACCATTTACTGAAACACCTCCAGAATTTTCAAACCTTTAAACTTACAGACTGATTTAATTTCTGACACTTTGAAGAACCTGTTGAGGGATTTACACCAAACTCATCTCTAGGGAACTCTTTATGAACAAACATAccttaaaaagattttaatttgcTCATTTCCTGCTGTCACAGAAAAATGGGCATTgcaatgcatttatttttcatatctgaAATATTCAACTGAA is from Thunnus maccoyii chromosome 18, fThuMac1.1, whole genome shotgun sequence and encodes:
- the dhrs7b gene encoding dehydrogenase/reductase SDR family member 7B codes for the protein MERVMGGGLLPLALASVGVLLLYRILARLRAGTSLQDTVVVITGASSGLGKECARVFHAAGARLVLCGRDATRLQQVVQELTASSTDTQRQTHTPSTVTFDLADTDSVERASEEILRCYGQVDVLINNAGISYRGNILDTHISVQRDVMETNYFGPVALTQALLPSMVRRRSGHIVVISSVQGKIAIPYRSAYAASKHATQAYFDCLRAEADCYGIPVSVISPGYIRTNLSVNAVTGDGSKYGVLDKTTAMGRDPTDVAQAILRAVRKKSKDVVLAGPLPTLAIYLRTLWPALFFKLMASRARKERKPKDE